The proteins below come from a single Chitinophaga pinensis DSM 2588 genomic window:
- a CDS encoding DUF6443 domain-containing protein: MKSSAYFFIASLTVLSILGSSTVSAQNKPQGTLGTATPVIQPAAYTNPKLNYVRTWEPSAPLKDTVAVASSTRILREVKQTTQYSDGLGRPVQIVSKASTPNGRDMVSMNVFDPYGREEYTYLPYVHQASSDGKFKVDPFSAQSTFYQNAIFNPGMVGESIFYSKTEFESSPLNRTIKKYAPGNSWSTHPVENLYQVNDAKDSVRIWTIGGGLPVSTAIYGAGQLAKHIVIDENANQSIVYTDKDDKVILKKVQIGNAPATGYYGWLCTYNVYDDLGNLRYVIPPLGVEAIKSNWILTAAVDTGLCFQYQYDTRQRVIMKRTPGSGRTLMVYDKRDRLVFTQDSIQRAKSPAEWMVTFYDELNRPVMTGLYRKTISADSLQKSMNAASVSQSISYIAPANADLAVYEYDSSPLYTATNSVSLLDGFDSGTGGEFVAEISTALAGDTITVVANNPLPNIPASALTPLTYNFYDNYNYKDKLAFVGPDTNKLQAADTLYPERRPIADNVNGLLTGTKIRVLGTEKWLTTTTYYNDKGRIIQVVSENNLGGKDVTSSLYSFKGSVLATYIRHQNPKSPTAQTTVLTTLTYDPMGRLLTIRKRLNDDVSQERIILSNSYDEIGQLRLKRLAVTSSGSMLDSLNYTYNSRGWLQGINKNFLNSGNVASNWFGLELSYDYGFKVNQYNGNIAGVKWKTRSDSAWTYGYSYDKNNQLIAADFSQRNGNSWVLGTKDFSVSNLSYDANGNIKTMLQKGMIGTTSRTIDSLVYAYPSNSNRLLSVTDIDSSITRPARLGDFIDGNTTTKDYFYDANGNMIADLNKRISSITYNHLNLPVSVTITGKGTITYQYDAVGNKLSKTVVDNTGSSTKTVVTDYAGIFIYQKDSLELISHEEGRIRPVYKTAAPIAYVYDYFEKDHLGNVRTVLTDQTDFTMYAATMETVAATTETALFGNIEETRAEKPSGYPQDDAAVQNKYVAKLNAKNGGRKIGPSLVLRVMAGDTVKIGAKAFYKSQEPQDNNRNVPLEDMLASLVQVFGSISDEGSTHLSSVATNATPFNSDFYNNHYQRLKEKENNIQSFYRPKSYLNFVLFDDDFKMVEKNSGVRQVKENPDELQNISVDRMAIEKSGFLYVYTSNESQQDVFFDNIVVALNSGPLLEETHYYPYGMVMAGISSNALKGANYQENRIKYNGKEIHNNEFSDGSGLEWEDYGARMYDVQLGRWFVPDPLVDRFANESPFVYGGNNPVLNIDVAGGFKFPKPKAGQKTHDYERTYPKFTQYLKTGISNLLKSQELVDAYAKFGYLSLADLQNDFTWGKGATIKIVPYPGGTYEDEASRYARGYTHDDDRGETIEIREELVAMFEKAPPEEQEALFYWVIRTLLHEEVHRGNLKNGTNGGEPGIDFDDWVWAPIKDGYRAPDPVTPGFGDTNPREKMIKYANDVIADKKQTEEGKKMLPNILDAQTAETIKSYMDRNPNIKLEVKTTLP; the protein is encoded by the coding sequence ATGAAGTCGTCAGCATATTTTTTTATAGCCAGTCTGACTGTGCTGTCCATATTGGGGAGTAGCACAGTGTCTGCGCAAAATAAACCGCAGGGGACACTTGGAACAGCTACACCAGTCATCCAACCAGCTGCATATACTAATCCGAAATTGAATTATGTCCGTACCTGGGAGCCATCTGCTCCTTTAAAAGATACCGTAGCGGTAGCATCCTCTACTAGAATATTAAGAGAAGTCAAACAAACGACGCAATATTCAGATGGACTTGGCCGGCCGGTGCAGATTGTATCTAAGGCTAGCACTCCAAATGGTCGGGATATGGTTTCAATGAATGTGTTCGATCCCTACGGTCGAGAGGAATATACTTATCTTCCCTATGTGCATCAGGCATCATCAGATGGTAAGTTTAAGGTTGATCCATTTAGTGCACAAAGTACTTTCTACCAGAATGCCATATTTAATCCTGGTATGGTAGGGGAGAGTATATTTTATAGTAAAACGGAATTTGAATCCTCTCCACTGAACAGGACAATTAAGAAGTATGCGCCCGGAAATAGTTGGAGTACGCATCCAGTTGAAAATCTATATCAGGTAAACGATGCGAAAGATTCTGTAAGGATCTGGACTATCGGAGGCGGGTTGCCTGTCAGTACGGCGATTTATGGCGCAGGACAATTGGCTAAGCATATAGTTATTGATGAAAATGCCAATCAGTCCATTGTATATACTGACAAGGACGATAAAGTTATATTGAAGAAAGTACAAATCGGAAATGCTCCAGCTACAGGATATTATGGGTGGCTTTGTACGTATAATGTCTACGATGATCTGGGAAATCTTCGTTATGTGATACCACCTTTGGGTGTAGAAGCAATCAAAAGCAACTGGATATTAACAGCTGCAGTCGATACTGGTTTATGTTTCCAGTATCAATATGATACTCGTCAGCGCGTAATCATGAAAAGAACTCCTGGATCGGGCCGTACACTTATGGTATACGATAAACGTGACCGGTTGGTATTTACGCAAGATTCGATACAACGCGCTAAATCTCCGGCTGAATGGATGGTGACTTTCTACGATGAATTGAATCGTCCGGTGATGACAGGTCTTTATAGAAAGACGATCTCTGCTGATTCTTTGCAGAAAAGTATGAATGCGGCATCTGTTTCCCAATCCATATCTTATATAGCTCCAGCCAACGCAGACCTTGCAGTATATGAATATGATAGCAGCCCATTGTATACGGCAACCAATAGTGTGTCTTTGCTGGATGGGTTTGACTCTGGTACCGGTGGTGAATTTGTCGCTGAGATTAGTACTGCGCTTGCGGGAGATACAATAACTGTAGTGGCTAATAACCCTCTGCCTAATATTCCTGCGTCGGCACTGACACCTTTGACATATAATTTTTATGATAATTATAATTATAAAGATAAATTAGCTTTTGTTGGTCCTGATACAAATAAATTACAGGCTGCGGATACACTTTATCCGGAAAGAAGGCCAATAGCTGATAATGTGAACGGCCTGCTTACGGGAACTAAGATAAGGGTGTTGGGTACAGAGAAATGGCTGACCACAACTACTTATTACAATGATAAAGGCCGGATAATACAGGTTGTCAGTGAGAATAATTTGGGAGGAAAAGATGTTACATCCAGTTTGTATAGTTTTAAAGGATCTGTATTAGCTACTTATATAAGACATCAGAACCCCAAAAGTCCCACCGCTCAGACGACCGTATTAACGACTTTGACATATGATCCAATGGGCCGTCTATTGACAATAAGAAAACGTTTGAATGATGACGTAAGTCAGGAGAGAATAATTCTGTCAAATAGTTATGATGAAATTGGACAACTTAGGTTGAAACGGCTTGCTGTTACTTCATCCGGAAGCATGCTTGATTCTCTAAACTATACATATAATAGTCGGGGATGGTTGCAAGGAATCAACAAGAACTTTCTCAATAGTGGAAATGTTGCCTCCAATTGGTTTGGGCTGGAACTGAGCTATGATTATGGATTTAAGGTTAATCAATATAATGGAAATATCGCTGGCGTCAAATGGAAAACCCGATCAGATAGTGCGTGGACTTATGGTTATAGTTATGATAAAAATAATCAGTTGATAGCAGCAGATTTTTCTCAGAGAAATGGTAATAGCTGGGTTCTGGGTACTAAAGATTTTTCTGTTTCCAATTTGAGTTACGATGCGAATGGTAATATCAAAACAATGTTGCAGAAAGGTATGATAGGTACGACTAGCAGGACTATAGATAGTCTTGTTTATGCGTATCCTTCCAATAGTAACAGACTATTGTCTGTTACGGACATTGATTCGTCTATTACCCGACCAGCTAGATTGGGAGATTTCATAGATGGTAATACAACTACAAAAGACTATTTTTATGACGCTAATGGAAACATGATCGCAGATTTAAATAAACGGATCTCTTCTATTACATATAATCATTTGAATTTGCCAGTATCAGTTACTATTACAGGAAAAGGTACTATTACATATCAATATGATGCGGTCGGTAATAAACTTTCTAAAACAGTAGTTGATAATACAGGCAGTAGTACCAAAACAGTTGTAACTGACTATGCTGGTATCTTTATTTACCAAAAGGATAGCCTTGAACTGATCAGTCATGAAGAAGGACGTATTCGGCCGGTATACAAAACGGCAGCTCCTATTGCGTATGTGTATGACTATTTTGAAAAGGACCACTTGGGAAACGTAAGGACCGTATTAACAGATCAGACTGATTTCACGATGTATGCAGCAACAATGGAAACCGTTGCAGCTACTACAGAAACAGCATTGTTTGGCAATATAGAGGAGACACGGGCAGAAAAACCATCAGGCTACCCTCAAGATGATGCGGCTGTTCAGAATAAATATGTTGCAAAGCTTAATGCGAAAAACGGTGGACGGAAAATAGGCCCTTCTCTGGTATTAAGAGTAATGGCAGGAGATACTGTAAAGATTGGGGCGAAAGCCTTTTATAAGTCTCAAGAGCCGCAAGACAATAATCGAAATGTACCGTTAGAGGACATGTTAGCAAGTCTTGTACAAGTATTTGGTAGCATCTCAGATGAGGGCTCCACACACCTCTCTTCAGTGGCCACGAACGCTACTCCGTTTAACAGTGATTTTTATAATAATCATTACCAACGTCTAAAGGAAAAAGAGAATAATATCCAGTCTTTTTATCGTCCTAAGTCTTATTTAAACTTTGTATTGTTTGATGACGATTTTAAAATGGTTGAGAAAAATAGTGGTGTAAGGCAGGTAAAGGAAAATCCTGATGAACTACAGAATATAAGTGTAGATAGAATGGCGATAGAAAAAAGTGGCTTTTTATATGTATATACAAGTAATGAAAGTCAACAAGATGTATTCTTTGATAATATTGTTGTAGCGTTGAATAGTGGCCCATTATTAGAAGAGACGCATTACTATCCATATGGAATGGTTATGGCCGGAATCAGTTCCAATGCCTTGAAAGGAGCTAATTATCAGGAGAATCGTATTAAATACAATGGAAAAGAAATACACAATAATGAGTTTTCGGATGGAAGTGGCCTGGAATGGGAGGACTATGGTGCAAGAATGTACGATGTACAATTAGGAAGATGGTTTGTCCCAGATCCTTTGGTAGATAGATTCGCAAATGAGTCGCCATTTGTTTACGGGGGCAATAACCCTGTTTTGAATATTGATGTGGCAGGTGGATTTAAATTTCCCAAACCTAAAGCGGGGCAGAAAACACATGACTACGAGCGCACGTATCCTAAATTTACTCAGTATTTGAAAACAGGTATATCGAATTTGTTGAAGAGTCAGGAATTAGTAGATGCATATGCAAAATTTGGCTATCTTTCTCTGGCCGATCTACAGAATGATTTTACCTGGGGAAAGGGTGCAACTATAAAGATAGTTCCTTATCCTGGAGGTACATATGAAGATGAGGCGAGTCGTTATGCAAGAGGATACACGCATGATGATGATAGAGGAGAGACAATTGAGATCAGGGAAGAATTAGTAGCTATGTTTGAAAAAGCACCACCCGAAGAGCAAGAGGCATTATTCTACTGGGTTATCAGAACACTGCTTCATGAGGAAGTACATCGGGGAAATTTGAAAAATGGAACTAATGGCGGAGAGCCAGGTATTGATTTTGATGATTGGGTATGGGCTCCTATAAAGGATGGGTACCGCGCGCCAGATCCTGTAACTCCGGGTTTTGGAGATACTAATCCAAGGGAGAAAATGATAAAATATGCCAATGATGTGATAGCTGATAAGAAGCAGACAGAAGAGGGTAAGAAAATGTTACCTAATATATTAGATGCTCAAACTGCAGAGACCATTAAAAGTTATATGGACCGAAACCCTAACATAAAACTGGAGGTTAAAACAACTTTACCATGA
- a CDS encoding YifB family Mg chelatase-like AAA ATPase: MIVKTIGSAVQGVEAISIVIEVDVSPKGTQFHIVGLPDSAVKESEQRIESAITNIGFRFPRFRTVVNMAPANIRKAGSAYDLPIALGLLAASEQIDSTALSQFTIMGELSLDGTVQPIRGALPIAIQARKEGFRGLIVPASNAREAAMVNNLEVYGVTHLREVIDFLLAPSTLQPVYVDTRTEFANAHHQFDVDFNDVKGQYTIKRALEVAAAGGHNALLIGPPGAGKTMLARRLSTILPPLSLHEALETTKIHSVAGKLPADTSLVTQRPFRAPHHTISHTALIGGGSIPQPGEISLAHNGILFLDELPEFSRQALEVMRQPLEERRVSIARAKLSVDFPASFTLLASMNPCPCGFFNHPVKACTCLPGSVQRYLNRVSGPLMDRIDLHIEVTPVPVESLLDHTYGESSKDIRERVITAREIQTARFNGYKGIYCNAQMNSQLLRKVCRLNSEGEDLLKNAMQKLKLSARAYDRILKVSRTAADLEGSEHIKTEHLAEAIHCRSLDRQDWWDK, from the coding sequence ATGATTGTTAAAACCATCGGCAGCGCCGTACAGGGCGTAGAAGCCATTTCCATTGTTATTGAAGTGGACGTATCACCCAAAGGCACACAATTCCACATTGTCGGCTTACCCGACAGCGCCGTCAAAGAAAGCGAACAACGGATAGAATCCGCTATCACAAATATTGGCTTCCGTTTTCCACGCTTCCGGACCGTCGTCAACATGGCACCTGCCAATATCCGTAAAGCAGGTTCCGCCTACGATCTGCCTATCGCGTTAGGACTACTCGCTGCTTCTGAACAGATAGACAGTACCGCCTTATCACAATTCACCATCATGGGAGAACTATCCCTGGACGGCACTGTACAACCCATCCGCGGCGCTTTGCCTATTGCCATTCAGGCGCGTAAGGAAGGTTTCAGGGGACTGATCGTACCGGCATCCAATGCCAGAGAAGCTGCTATGGTGAATAACCTGGAAGTATATGGTGTCACTCATCTGCGGGAAGTGATCGACTTCTTACTGGCACCGTCTACGCTGCAACCTGTTTATGTGGATACCAGGACAGAATTCGCCAATGCACATCATCAGTTTGATGTTGATTTCAACGACGTAAAGGGACAATATACGATCAAACGTGCACTGGAAGTAGCAGCAGCCGGTGGACATAATGCATTGCTCATAGGACCTCCCGGCGCGGGAAAAACAATGCTGGCAAGACGTCTTTCGACTATCCTGCCGCCACTCAGTCTGCATGAAGCACTTGAAACCACTAAAATACATTCCGTTGCAGGAAAATTACCAGCCGATACTTCGCTTGTTACGCAAAGACCTTTCCGCGCACCACATCATACCATCAGCCATACCGCGCTGATTGGCGGCGGTAGTATCCCGCAGCCGGGAGAAATATCACTGGCACATAACGGTATCTTATTCCTGGATGAATTGCCTGAGTTCAGCAGACAAGCACTGGAAGTCATGCGTCAGCCACTGGAAGAAAGAAGGGTCTCTATTGCACGCGCAAAATTATCCGTGGACTTTCCCGCCAGCTTTACTTTGCTCGCATCTATGAATCCCTGCCCTTGTGGATTCTTTAATCATCCGGTAAAAGCCTGTACCTGTCTGCCAGGATCCGTACAACGCTATCTGAACAGGGTATCCGGTCCTTTAATGGATAGAATAGATCTGCACATAGAAGTCACACCCGTTCCGGTTGAATCCCTGCTGGACCACACCTATGGAGAGTCCAGTAAGGATATCAGGGAACGTGTAATTACGGCAAGAGAAATACAGACAGCCCGGTTCAACGGCTATAAGGGTATTTACTGCAATGCACAGATGAATAGTCAACTGCTGAGAAAAGTATGCCGTTTAAACAGCGAAGGAGAAGACCTGTTGAAAAATGCAATGCAGAAACTCAAGTTATCAGCACGGGCATATGATCGCATTCTTAAAGTAAGCCGTACAGCAGCAGACCTGGAAGGCAGCGAGCATATTAAAACTGAACACCTGGCAGAGGCGATCCATTGCAGGAGCCTTGACAGACAAGATTGGTGGGATAAATAG
- a CDS encoding RHS repeat domain-containing protein has protein sequence MRSLFFTAAFMLFEVSCADLFAQTVTPPSTTLGKIVSASPEAASIALYQNYPVDYVSGAPDITIPLFDVPTRAGTLPFQLSYHIGKLKPNEQPGGPGWGWTLTPNLGITRSVKGIMDGVNAGYPANSQFGQNTEAYLLGASLYSYDEQPDDFYYSLLSKSGQFVYNRSGAFRPVSFDAVKISHPDDNTFQITDDDGTIYKFGKYSSGTSVVTEFSGGGSPTTLSAWKITEIIPYDKSDTIRFNYNPRTTYTMPYYNIQWQFIEYVGANSIPGGVGKPVNIYQNVYNVADGIPTGASVLRPSGVTTGNYYVNEPLDLLPQFAIGESEYKIRLSGSHVGTQREQAAWAGLDYGSDHVANVMSDVQTQELPLSEIRFKGGRVSFYYTENNQLTNIFLYAGSQLVKRASLFQHALQHASYEQPFSYYDNLNTRYGLDSVKVYGSDMTSPVVYRMEYSKQNDEECVGVYGNYNTDFWGFVNNKRAYVIPHLMYYVANFVWNTLLENPDPANLYGSPKNAGGWVEVGSQQEQTSPTRMVPGIIKRLYYPTGGYAEFDFESNQYASSIDYTKTIYGGGYRVKQIKYTTGDRRDSITKVYRYGLDENGIGKTKYKNYTANFISVQYVNSTMSGQSDNYLQRIATVNSKPFLDMSFSSGAAVLYPYVTEYTVNPVNNQTLGKTVYEYVIDSKNDMWVNMTPLHSDPKDDWKIISLVSVTNYRYRNGRYNILSRTQNKYMDYYTDTIPAAQTFLNYYNNAASGGLDVIAGNPPQVGAKFSHISYNIYCGSHKLTEINDTTFDAEDSTRYMASQTAISYDPIYLYRNREVKNDSRNIQKRTEYFYPHQAGQISDLIVGQLPILNALTSSNVLRKPIATKEYSDTILLRTIQQSYVQYPNSKIFPSAVYTSTRRNPLEKRVEFSLYDNDGNILEQRKADDVKDVYLWGYKSQYPVAKVTGSTYDIVKTFVSLSLLDSAQSYTDVRVREELNKIRTGLAGTVAKVCTYTYKPMVGMTSETDANGKTIYYEYDVLGRLIVVRDQDGNILKQMEYQYQVPITK, from the coding sequence ATGAGAAGTTTATTTTTTACTGCAGCATTTATGCTGTTTGAAGTTTCTTGTGCTGATCTGTTTGCGCAGACTGTCACACCTCCAAGTACAACGTTGGGTAAAATTGTTTCTGCTTCCCCGGAGGCTGCCTCAATAGCGTTGTATCAGAATTATCCTGTTGACTATGTTTCAGGAGCTCCGGACATCACTATTCCATTATTTGATGTACCGACAAGGGCAGGAACACTGCCATTCCAATTGAGTTATCACATTGGGAAATTAAAACCTAACGAGCAACCTGGAGGACCGGGATGGGGCTGGACATTGACGCCCAATCTCGGAATTACCCGGTCAGTCAAAGGTATTATGGATGGCGTCAATGCAGGATACCCTGCTAATTCGCAATTCGGGCAGAATACTGAGGCTTATTTACTAGGAGCATCGCTGTACTCATATGATGAGCAGCCAGATGATTTTTACTATTCTTTGTTGTCAAAAAGTGGGCAGTTTGTTTATAATCGTTCCGGCGCATTTAGACCTGTTTCTTTTGATGCAGTGAAGATATCACACCCGGATGATAATACTTTTCAGATTACGGATGATGACGGGACCATTTATAAGTTTGGAAAATATTCATCCGGTACAAGTGTTGTAACAGAGTTTTCAGGCGGTGGGTCACCAACTACTTTGTCTGCGTGGAAGATTACTGAGATCATTCCATATGACAAATCGGATACCATCCGATTTAACTACAATCCCCGTACTACTTACACAATGCCCTACTATAATATACAGTGGCAGTTTATAGAGTATGTTGGAGCAAATAGTATTCCTGGTGGTGTTGGTAAGCCTGTGAATATTTATCAGAACGTATATAACGTTGCCGATGGAATTCCTACCGGTGCATCAGTATTAAGACCTTCCGGAGTAACGACTGGTAATTATTATGTTAATGAACCGCTCGATCTTCTTCCACAATTTGCAATTGGTGAGTCAGAATATAAGATTCGCCTTAGTGGCTCTCATGTTGGTACTCAAAGGGAGCAGGCTGCGTGGGCTGGACTGGATTATGGATCAGATCACGTTGCGAATGTAATGTCGGATGTTCAAACACAGGAATTACCACTCAGTGAGATCCGGTTTAAAGGCGGAAGGGTTTCCTTTTACTATACAGAGAACAATCAGTTGACAAACATTTTTTTATATGCAGGTTCCCAACTTGTAAAAAGAGCAAGCCTGTTTCAACACGCGCTACAACATGCCAGTTATGAACAGCCCTTTTCTTATTATGATAACCTGAATACGAGATATGGACTGGATTCCGTGAAAGTGTATGGATCCGATATGACTAGTCCTGTTGTTTATAGAATGGAATATAGTAAACAGAATGATGAAGAGTGTGTTGGCGTATATGGTAATTATAATACTGATTTTTGGGGGTTTGTAAACAATAAACGCGCATATGTTATACCGCATTTGATGTACTATGTAGCCAACTTTGTTTGGAACACATTGCTTGAGAACCCCGATCCTGCCAACTTATATGGTTCCCCGAAGAATGCAGGTGGATGGGTGGAAGTTGGAAGTCAGCAGGAACAAACTTCTCCGACGCGTATGGTGCCGGGTATCATAAAACGCCTCTACTATCCAACAGGTGGCTATGCTGAGTTTGATTTTGAAAGTAATCAGTATGCTTCTTCTATAGATTATACGAAAACTATTTATGGGGGCGGATATCGTGTGAAACAAATAAAGTATACGACAGGTGATAGAAGAGATTCTATTACTAAGGTATATAGATATGGCCTTGATGAAAATGGTATTGGAAAGACAAAGTATAAAAATTATACAGCGAATTTTATATCTGTTCAATATGTGAATTCCACGATGTCAGGACAATCTGATAATTATCTGCAGAGAATAGCAACTGTTAATTCAAAACCATTCCTGGATATGTCTTTCTCTTCCGGAGCAGCAGTATTATATCCTTATGTAACGGAATACACAGTGAATCCTGTCAATAACCAAACACTGGGAAAAACCGTGTATGAGTATGTCATAGACTCAAAAAATGATATGTGGGTAAATATGACCCCTTTGCATTCAGATCCGAAAGACGATTGGAAGATTATATCGTTAGTATCGGTTACGAATTATCGTTATAGGAATGGTCGTTATAATATACTTAGCAGAACGCAGAATAAGTATATGGACTATTATACAGATACTATACCTGCTGCGCAGACATTCTTAAATTATTATAATAATGCAGCTAGTGGCGGACTTGATGTGATTGCCGGTAATCCTCCACAGGTAGGAGCTAAGTTCTCCCATATTAGCTATAATATATACTGTGGTTCACATAAGTTGACAGAGATTAACGATACTACGTTTGATGCTGAGGATTCAACCAGATATATGGCGAGTCAGACTGCAATTTCATATGATCCTATCTATTTATATAGGAATAGAGAAGTGAAAAATGATAGCAGAAATATACAAAAGCGAACAGAGTATTTTTATCCTCATCAAGCGGGTCAGATTTCTGATCTGATCGTTGGTCAGCTGCCTATCCTGAATGCACTGACCTCATCGAATGTACTGAGAAAACCTATAGCTACTAAGGAATATAGTGATACTATATTGCTGCGAACTATTCAGCAGAGCTATGTGCAATATCCAAATTCAAAAATATTTCCATCAGCTGTGTATACGTCGACAAGAAGAAATCCCCTGGAAAAGAGGGTTGAATTTAGTTTATATGACAATGATGGCAATATACTTGAGCAGCGTAAAGCCGATGACGTAAAGGATGTGTATCTCTGGGGATATAAATCACAATATCCTGTAGCTAAAGTGACTGGTAGCACCTATGATATTGTAAAGACATTTGTAAGTCTGTCTTTATTGGATAGCGCTCAGAGCTATACGGATGTTCGTGTTAGAGAGGAGCTTAATAAAATCAGAACGGGATTAGCTGGTACTGTAGCTAAGGTATGTACTTATACCTATAAGCCAATGGTAGGTATGACTAGTGAAACGGATGCCAATGGCAAAACGATATATTACGAATATGATGTCTTAGGACGTTTGATTGTAGTCCGCGATCAGGATGGAAATATACTTAAGCAAATGGAATATCAATATCAGGTTCCTATTACAAAATAA